A region of Larimichthys crocea isolate SSNF chromosome X, L_crocea_2.0, whole genome shotgun sequence DNA encodes the following proteins:
- the LOC104934909 gene encoding E3 ubiquitin-protein ligase TRIM39, with the protein MSAAGCLLTEDQLLCGICLDVFTVPVTLPCGHNFCKHCITQHWGTKVQCQCPSCKEEFNKKPDLRVNTVISEMAAQFKQSAGRSGSQDAKPGQVPCDFCTETKMKAVRSCLVCLASYCETHLEPHLTASRLKRHQLTDPVENLEGRMCPIHDKPMELFCKTDQTCVCMLCPVLDHKSHQIIPLKEQFERKKTELGKKEIQIHQMIHERRMKIRDIKHTVKLSKDAADQEREVGVLVFNTLIKYLETVQAELVEVIEKKHKTTEKQAEGIIHDLEQEISELMKRRGEVEQLSVSNDHLYFLQSFGSLDSSALKDWREANVTLQSFEGIVKEALDQLEEMLGLEMKKLLHEAELNRFKQFAVDVTLDPDTAHAALIVSDDGKQVHHGIVKKRNPPDDPKRFNPSCYVLGKQGFSSGRFYFEAQVKEKTRWILGVTQESIKRKGIIPVCPENGHWTVWSKNRGEYAALVGFPLPLSLNSKPEKVGVFVDYDKGLVSFFDVDAAALIYSFTGCSFTGKLYPFVSPGLSDDGINSAPVIISTTK; encoded by the coding sequence ATGTCGGCTGCTGGCTGTCTGCTGACTGAGGATCAGCTTCTATGTGGCATCTGCCTGGACGTGTTCACCGTTCCGGTCACGTTACCGTGTGGACACAACTTCTGCAAACACTGCATCACGCAGCACTGGGGCACCAAGGTCCAGTGTCAGTGCCCCTCGTGCAAAGAGGAGTTCAATAAAAAACCTGATCTGCGGGTCAACACCGTCATATCTGAGATGGCTGCGCAGTTCAAACAGTCGGCCGGACGAAGCGGCTCACAAGATGCTAAACCGGGACAAGTTCCCTGCGACTTCTGCACCGAGACCAAAATGAAAGCCGTCAGGTCCTGCCTGGTGTGTTTGGCGTCGTACTGCGAGACTCACCTGGAGCCACATCTGACGGCGTCGCGCCTGAAAAGACATCAGCTGACTGATCCCGTGGAGAACCTGGAGGGCAGGATGTGCCCGATACACGACAAACCGATGGAGCTCTTCTGTAAGACGGATCAgacctgtgtgtgcatgctatGCCCCGTTCTAGACCACAAGTCGCATCAAATCATCCCGCTGAAAGAACAGTTTGAGAGAAAGAAGACCGAGCTGGGCAAGAAGGAGATTCAAATCCACCAGATGATCCATGAGAGGCGAATGAAGATCCGGGATatcaaacacactgtgaaacTCAGCAAGGACGCTGCAGACCAAGAGAGGGAGGTCGGTGTTCTGGTCTTCAACACTCTGATAAAGTACCTGGAAACAGTCCAAGCCGAGCTCGTTGAGGTGATTGAAAAGAAGCATAAAACGACAGAAAAACAGGCCGAAGGGATCATCCACGACCTGGAGCAGGAGATCTCTGAGCTGATGAAGAGGCGCGGTGAGGTGGAACAGCTCTCAGTATCCAATGACCACCTTTATTTCCTCCAAAGCTTTGGGTCCTTGGATTCTTCTGCACTCAAAGATTGGAGGGAGGCAAACGTGACTCTTCAGTCGTTTGAGGGAATTGTGAAGGAAGCTCTGGACCAGCTGGAGGAGATGCTCGGCTTAGAGATGAAGAAGCTGCTCCACGAGGCTGAGCTAAACAGGTTCAAGCAGTTCGCGGTGGACGTGACTCTGGATCCGGACACGGCACACGCTGCTCTCATCGTGTCCGACGATGGCAAACAAGTCCATCACGGCATCGTGAAGAAGAGGAATCCCCCAGACGATCCTAAGAGATTCAATCCTAGCTGTTACGTTTTAGGAAAACAAGGTTTCTCTTCTGGAAGGTTTTACTTCGAGGCTCAAGTTAAAGAGAAGACTAGATGGATTTTAGGAGTCACCCAAGAGTCGATCAAGAGGAAGGGAATCATCCCAGTGTGCCCAGAAAACGGACACTGGACTGTGTGGTCAAAGAACAGAGGTGAATACGCAGCTCTCGTTGGctttcctctgcctctgtctctgaaTTCAAAGCCAGAAAAGGTGGGAGTGTTTGTGGATTATGACAAGGGACTCGTCTCCTTTTTCGACGTGGATGCTGCCGCTCTGATCTACTCCTTCACCGGCTGCTCGTTCACTGGGAAACTCTACCCGTTCGTCAGTCCTGGGCTTAGTGACGACGGCATAAATTCTGCCCCTGTGATCATTTCTACCACCAAGTGa